The stretch of DNA AGGGTATCCTAAAATCTTAGGAGGAAACTTAAACACCAAACCTTTTAGAAGCTTCTACTTCTATAAGTGGGAGTAGTTCACTGACATAGAATAGTTTTAAGAATAAAATAGCTTTTGATTATTAGAAATAGATCAACTATAGATATACTAATATATAAGGAGGAATGCTTGTGAAAAACATCCTTAAAAATAAAGATATTAAGGAAGGACTTATTAGCTCTGTTCCTATAGTTATAGGGTATCTCTCTATATCTATAACTTTTGGAATCTTAGCAAAAAGTTCAAGCGTATCTTTTATAGATGCTATGTTGATGAGTGCCTTTGTATATGCAGGTGCAGGTCAATTTATGGCCATAAATCTAATGATATCAGGTATTGGAGCTGGAGAAATAATCTTTACTACATTACTTATAAATTTTAGATTCTTTCTTATAAGTGCTTCGTTTGTTAATAGACTAAATGAAAAGTTAGGAAAATGGAATTTGTTTATAGGACATACTTTAACAGATGAAACATTTTCAATAATTTCTTTCAGAGAAAAAGAAATAAAAAAAGATTATGTAATACCTCTCCAAATTACGTCTTATTCTTCTTGGGTAATTGGAACGTTAATTGGATATATAGCAGGAGGA from Gottschalkia purinilytica encodes:
- a CDS encoding AzlC family ABC transporter permease codes for the protein MKNILKNKDIKEGLISSVPIVIGYLSISITFGILAKSSSVSFIDAMLMSAFVYAGAGQFMAINLMISGIGAGEIIFTTLLINFRFFLISASFVNRLNEKLGKWNLFIGHTLTDETFSIISFREKEIKKDYVIPLQITSYSSWVIGTLIGYIAGGLLPKILIDSMGMALYAMFVSILVPQFKKNYKIAILVALSAILNTLFTYFNFLPQGWGLILSIVISSAIGASLFKDDNNSGVNDDE